One Setaria viridis chromosome 5, Setaria_viridis_v4.0, whole genome shotgun sequence genomic region harbors:
- the LOC117855182 gene encoding pentatricopeptide repeat-containing protein At4g21190 isoform X1, which translates to MRMFCLANYWSPAFTLVRGGATVGHPLKFNSVVVCGARGPRPRYPRVWKTRKKIGTISKSQKLVECIKGLSNVKEEVYGALDSFVAWELEFPLIVVKKALKTLEDEKEWKRIIQVIKWMFNKGQGKTMGSYYTLLNALIEDGRIEEAEELFGMIFSRYMEGLPRTFFMRMISLYYSVGAYDKMFEVFADMEELGVRPDGSIVRMLGDVFQKLDMMDKYEKLKKKYPPPKWEYRYIKGKRIKMKVYPDYKTKELTEGDPGTDELEEAENIHHLGTDELEEAESIHLDDELEEAASSGLDRNVLDDAASGDFEYV; encoded by the exons ATGAG AATGTTTTGCTTGGCGAACTATTGGTCGCCTGCATTTACCTTAGTGCGGGGAGGAGCTACAGTTGGACATCCTCTAAAATTCAATTCTGTAGTG GTTTGCGGTGCCAGGGGTCCAAGACCAAGATATCCCCGTGTGTGGAAAACTCGTAAGAAAATTGGGACTATTTCCAAGTCACAGAAGCTTGTGGAATGT ATTAAAGGTCTGTCTAATGTAAAGGAGGAAGTTTATGGCGCACTTGACTCATTTGTTGCATGGGAACTGGAGTTTCCCTTGATAGTAGTAAAGAAGGCACTGAAGACACTTGAGGATGAAAAGGAATGGAAGCGTATAATTCAG GTTATTAAATGGATGTTCAACAAAGGTCAAGGGAAGACAATGGGAAGCTATTACACCTTGTTGAATGCTTTGATCGAGGATGGACGGATTGAGGAAGCAGAAGAATTATTTGGAATGATATTCTCACGATATATGGAGGGATTGCCTCGTACCTTTTTCATGAGAATGATTTCTTTGTATTACAGTGTGGGAGCATACGATAAGATGTTTGAG GTTTTTGCTGATATGGAGGAACTAGGCGTTAGACCTGATGGTTCAATTGTCAGGATGCTAGGTGATGTATTTCAGAAGTTAGATATGATGGACAAATATGAAAAGTTAAAAAAGAAATACCCACCACCAAAATGGGAATACCGATACATCAAAGGCAAGCGCATCAAAATGAAGGTTTACCCTGATTATAAAACCAAAGAGTTGACAGAAGGAGACCCTGGCACAGATGAACTGGAAGAGGCAGAAAATATACACCACCTTGGCACAGATGAATTGGAAGAGGCAGAAAGTATACACCTTGATGATGAATTGGAAGAAGCAGCAAGCTCAGGCCTTGACAGGAATGTGTTGGACGATGCAGCTTCTGGAGACTTTGAATATGTATAA
- the LOC117855182 gene encoding pentatricopeptide repeat-containing protein At4g21190 isoform X3, with protein MCEIKGLSNVKEEVYGALDSFVAWELEFPLIVVKKALKTLEDEKEWKRIIQVIKWMFNKGQGKTMGSYYTLLNALIEDGRIEEAEELFGMIFSRYMEGLPRTFFMRMISLYYSVGAYDKMFEVFADMEELGVRPDGSIVRMLGDVFQKLDMMDKYEKLKKKYPPPKWEYRYIKGKRIKMKVYPDYKTKELTEGDPGTDELEEAENIHHLGTDELEEAESIHLDDELEEAASSGLDRNVLDDAASGDFEYV; from the exons ATGTGTGAG ATTAAAGGTCTGTCTAATGTAAAGGAGGAAGTTTATGGCGCACTTGACTCATTTGTTGCATGGGAACTGGAGTTTCCCTTGATAGTAGTAAAGAAGGCACTGAAGACACTTGAGGATGAAAAGGAATGGAAGCGTATAATTCAG GTTATTAAATGGATGTTCAACAAAGGTCAAGGGAAGACAATGGGAAGCTATTACACCTTGTTGAATGCTTTGATCGAGGATGGACGGATTGAGGAAGCAGAAGAATTATTTGGAATGATATTCTCACGATATATGGAGGGATTGCCTCGTACCTTTTTCATGAGAATGATTTCTTTGTATTACAGTGTGGGAGCATACGATAAGATGTTTGAG GTTTTTGCTGATATGGAGGAACTAGGCGTTAGACCTGATGGTTCAATTGTCAGGATGCTAGGTGATGTATTTCAGAAGTTAGATATGATGGACAAATATGAAAAGTTAAAAAAGAAATACCCACCACCAAAATGGGAATACCGATACATCAAAGGCAAGCGCATCAAAATGAAGGTTTACCCTGATTATAAAACCAAAGAGTTGACAGAAGGAGACCCTGGCACAGATGAACTGGAAGAGGCAGAAAATATACACCACCTTGGCACAGATGAATTGGAAGAGGCAGAAAGTATACACCTTGATGATGAATTGGAAGAAGCAGCAAGCTCAGGCCTTGACAGGAATGTGTTGGACGATGCAGCTTCTGGAGACTTTGAATATGTATAA
- the LOC117855182 gene encoding pentatricopeptide repeat-containing protein At4g21190 isoform X2: MFCLANYWSPAFTLVRGGATVGHPLKFNSVVVCGARGPRPRYPRVWKTRKKIGTISKSQKLVECIKGLSNVKEEVYGALDSFVAWELEFPLIVVKKALKTLEDEKEWKRIIQVIKWMFNKGQGKTMGSYYTLLNALIEDGRIEEAEELFGMIFSRYMEGLPRTFFMRMISLYYSVGAYDKMFEVFADMEELGVRPDGSIVRMLGDVFQKLDMMDKYEKLKKKYPPPKWEYRYIKGKRIKMKVYPDYKTKELTEGDPGTDELEEAENIHHLGTDELEEAESIHLDDELEEAASSGLDRNVLDDAASGDFEYV, translated from the exons ATGTTTTGCTTGGCGAACTATTGGTCGCCTGCATTTACCTTAGTGCGGGGAGGAGCTACAGTTGGACATCCTCTAAAATTCAATTCTGTAGTG GTTTGCGGTGCCAGGGGTCCAAGACCAAGATATCCCCGTGTGTGGAAAACTCGTAAGAAAATTGGGACTATTTCCAAGTCACAGAAGCTTGTGGAATGT ATTAAAGGTCTGTCTAATGTAAAGGAGGAAGTTTATGGCGCACTTGACTCATTTGTTGCATGGGAACTGGAGTTTCCCTTGATAGTAGTAAAGAAGGCACTGAAGACACTTGAGGATGAAAAGGAATGGAAGCGTATAATTCAG GTTATTAAATGGATGTTCAACAAAGGTCAAGGGAAGACAATGGGAAGCTATTACACCTTGTTGAATGCTTTGATCGAGGATGGACGGATTGAGGAAGCAGAAGAATTATTTGGAATGATATTCTCACGATATATGGAGGGATTGCCTCGTACCTTTTTCATGAGAATGATTTCTTTGTATTACAGTGTGGGAGCATACGATAAGATGTTTGAG GTTTTTGCTGATATGGAGGAACTAGGCGTTAGACCTGATGGTTCAATTGTCAGGATGCTAGGTGATGTATTTCAGAAGTTAGATATGATGGACAAATATGAAAAGTTAAAAAAGAAATACCCACCACCAAAATGGGAATACCGATACATCAAAGGCAAGCGCATCAAAATGAAGGTTTACCCTGATTATAAAACCAAAGAGTTGACAGAAGGAGACCCTGGCACAGATGAACTGGAAGAGGCAGAAAATATACACCACCTTGGCACAGATGAATTGGAAGAGGCAGAAAGTATACACCTTGATGATGAATTGGAAGAAGCAGCAAGCTCAGGCCTTGACAGGAATGTGTTGGACGATGCAGCTTCTGGAGACTTTGAATATGTATAA